AAGGCATAGATCATGAATATTCTAGTAATCAATTGCGGCTCGTCATCGGTGAAATATCAATTCATCGACACTGAGACAGAAGTTGCCCTGGCCAAGGGTACCGTAGCACGGATAGGCATGTCTGCCTCACTGTTGACCCACAAACCTCACGACCGCGAACAGACCGTGATCTCGGCCCAGATTCTTGACCATATCCAGGCGGTCGAACACGTGATCAACATCCTGCTATCGGAAAAGCACGGAGTGATCAAGGACCGCTCGGAGATCCACGCCATCGGTCATCGGGTGGTTCATGGCGGTGAAAAGTTCAGTGATTCAGTGCTGATCACTCCCGAATTGATGAGAGAATTGCGCGACCTGATCGAACTCGCTCCCCTGCACAACCCGCACAATATTCGTGGTATCAATGCCTGCCGGAAGACTCTGGAGGGTGTCCCGCAAGTAGCCGTGTTCGACACTTCTATGCACAGCAAGATGCCCGACTACGCCTATATATACGGCCTCCCATACGTCATGTACAAGCGTTACGGTATTCGCCGTTATGGCTTCCACGGTATGTCGCATCGCTATGTTTCCCTCCAGGCAGTCGACATGATAGGCCGCCCCATAGAAGAAATAAAGATGATCACCTGCCATCTGGGCAATGGAGCCTCAATCGCGGCTCTCGATGGTGGCGTTTCGATCGACACTTCAATGGGGTTCACTCCACTGGAAGGACTCTTGATGGGCACCCGTACCGGGGATATGGATCCGGCGATTATCCTGCACATCATGGCGCGGGAAGAACTGACTCTGCACGAAGCCAACACCTTGCTCAATAAGCATTCAGGATTGCTCGGGATTTCCGGCGTCTCAGCAGACATGCAGGAAATAACCTCAGCCGCCATAAGCGGGCACAGCAACGCTCAACTGGCTTTTGAGGCCTACTGCTATCGTATCCGAAAGTACATCGGTGCCTACACCGCGGCTCTGGGAGGTCTGGACGCGGTGGTCTTCACAGGGGGGATCGGCGAAAACTCCATGCGTGTGCGTCGTGCTGTCTGCACCGGATTCGACTACCTTGGCATGACAATTGACGCCAACAAGAACAATGCCGTCGATGGTAATGAGCATGATATTTCTTCCGATGATTCCCGGGTCAAGACACTGGTAATACCCACCAATGAAGAATTGGTTATCGCTCGCGACACGAAACGGATTATTGAGCAGTCAGCATAGGAACGACTGTTTTCTTGAGAGGTTAAACCTTGAACGACGACCTGTACTCGAAGCCACGATACTACCATCTTGCCTTTCAAGAGGCTTACAAATACGAGAAAAGGACAATCAAAGACTGCTTTTCCCGTCACGTATCATTTCCAGTCAAGCGAGTGATGGAGGTTGCCTGCGGTACGGGACGGATGTTGGTGGCTCTACCGCCATTAGGCTATCACGTCACTGGCTACGACCTGAGCACTGAAATGGTTGAGTACTCTATCGAGAGAACAAGGAAAGCAGAACTCGAAGAGTCTGTGATTGTCGTCCAGGGTGACATGGCCAGTATTACATTCGATGACAAATTCGATGCCGCTATCAACCTGATAAACAGCATTGGCTATCTGCATTCCGACGAGGACATACTGAGTCACCTGAGGAACACTGCCGATGCTCTCAATAGCGGAGGTGTGTATCTGGTTTGTCTTGGTTGTGGCGACGATGAACCAGGTTCCGGCAGCTGGCCTATTAAAGGCAATAATGTGAAAGGTACTGCAACCTGGGGCGTTACCAAATCGGATACGGAGAAGAAGCTGAGCTATCAGTACTTCCAGATGGAGGTTGTTGACAATAGCACTGAGGTGTCCTTCCGTGACGAACATATTCTGCGTTTGTGGTCCTACGACGATTTCAAACGGCTGGTTAAAGAATCCGGCAGATTTGTTCTTGAGGCGATCTATGACGAAGGCGGAAAACCCGTCCCACCGGAAACTAATATCACCAGTGAAACGGGCAATCTCTTCTACGTTCTAAAAGTACGGTAGCACCCCCCTACGCCCTACCGCGTCCGAATATCTCAGTTATCAAACTCGACGTGTGAGAAATCTTCCCAATCGATCTCAACTTCGTCGTCGTCAGTATCGATAAAAACACCTCGATTGTCACCATCCACATCGTTTGAGCCACGAAGGCGGAACGTCCGGCCATCCTTCATCGTTACTATCGACGAACGGTAGGATCGCTTCTCTATCTTGGCAATCAGGCCGAACTCGACGTCAAACTCAACGTCGCGATATTCGCCATCAAGAATCTCCCAGGTATACTCCTCGTCGTCATCCCAGCGAATATCGCCGGTGAAACTTTCACCGTCCTCGGTATGCACAGTACCACGAATCCTGTGACCGCCATCAAATTCATCGTAGCCAACCTGACGTGGAGCCTCGGAGAAATCAATGCGGTCGAATTCATCCCACTCCACCACGACCTGTCCGAAACCCGGGTCAGAGATTGTAATTCCGCGGTTGTCATCGTCCACATCGTTGGACCCCCGCAAAACCATTTCATCTCCGTTGGTCAAGGTAATCGTCGCCCCACTGGAAGAATAACGCTCAATCGAACTGATCTTGCCAAACTTTATTTTGCGGTCGCGTCGACGATCTTCACCGTCCAGAATATCTGTCGTGAAAAGCTCATCCACATCCCAGCAAACATAGCCGGTGTACTCATCGCCGCGACGGGTGGTCAGCTTACCATACAAGCGTTTGCCAAAATTCGATTCAAGGTTCGATCCTGCCGTACTAAAGTCAATCTTCTCAATATCGTCCCAGACCAGTTCGATCTCTCCCTCATGGTCGTCCTCGATTATGATCTCTCTGATGCTGGAGCCGATGTCGGTTGAGCCGTTATTGAGTTCAACTTCGTCCCCTGATTTCAGTATCAGCAATACGGCGTCATCGTCCACAACTTCCATAGTCCTGATGTGACCAAAGCGGATCCCCGACTGGGCGCTCGATGACCAATTCCACGAGTTGGACCCCTCGCCTATCTTGATTCCGAAAATCTCAATCGATGTCTCTCGATCACGACGGCTGCGTTTGGACCTTCTTGACTTGGATTT
The sequence above is a segment of the Candidatus Zixiibacteriota bacterium genome. Coding sequences within it:
- a CDS encoding acetate kinase gives rise to the protein MNILVINCGSSSVKYQFIDTETEVALAKGTVARIGMSASLLTHKPHDREQTVISAQILDHIQAVEHVINILLSEKHGVIKDRSEIHAIGHRVVHGGEKFSDSVLITPELMRELRDLIELAPLHNPHNIRGINACRKTLEGVPQVAVFDTSMHSKMPDYAYIYGLPYVMYKRYGIRRYGFHGMSHRYVSLQAVDMIGRPIEEIKMITCHLGNGASIAALDGGVSIDTSMGFTPLEGLLMGTRTGDMDPAIILHIMAREELTLHEANTLLNKHSGLLGISGVSADMQEITSAAISGHSNAQLAFEAYCYRIRKYIGAYTAALGGLDAVVFTGGIGENSMRVRRAVCTGFDYLGMTIDANKNNAVDGNEHDISSDDSRVKTLVIPTNEELVIARDTKRIIEQSA
- a CDS encoding class I SAM-dependent methyltransferase, coding for MNDDLYSKPRYYHLAFQEAYKYEKRTIKDCFSRHVSFPVKRVMEVACGTGRMLVALPPLGYHVTGYDLSTEMVEYSIERTRKAELEESVIVVQGDMASITFDDKFDAAINLINSIGYLHSDEDILSHLRNTADALNSGGVYLVCLGCGDDEPGSGSWPIKGNNVKGTATWGVTKSDTEKKLSYQYFQMEVVDNSTEVSFRDEHILRLWSYDDFKRLVKESGRFVLEAIYDEGGKPVPPETNITSETGNLFYVLKVR